In Desulfovibrio gilichinskyi, a genomic segment contains:
- a CDS encoding TIGR02186 family protein, which translates to MKIYSITLSILFALFLMSCGTVFADGDMSLSFKPDHVTIGTTYNGATVELSGTVPEGCAAVVRVMGELKDTKFKQKGKVLGLLWMNVATVELDNIPSLFLVATDSETYAGGGKKWEDLNLGFDSVKGNSDTKIFHEFLKLVEHEEHYMIEDGVVKYHETANGLRGFTAELTLPSSLQRGEYTVEVVAVRDGKVVGKTVSSISAAFTGFPKLLSSIAFGHEIIYGISAVIIAILAGLFMSMIFSDKGAAH; encoded by the coding sequence ATGAAGATATATTCAATTACGCTTAGCATCCTTTTTGCCTTGTTTCTTATGTCTTGCGGAACTGTTTTCGCAGACGGAGATATGTCCCTCAGCTTTAAGCCTGATCATGTAACCATAGGTACAACTTATAACGGTGCAACAGTCGAACTTAGCGGGACGGTTCCCGAAGGCTGCGCAGCCGTTGTGAGAGTTATGGGTGAACTTAAGGACACCAAATTCAAGCAAAAGGGTAAAGTTCTCGGCCTGCTCTGGATGAATGTTGCTACAGTTGAACTTGATAATATCCCAAGTTTATTTTTGGTGGCGACCGATTCAGAAACCTATGCAGGCGGCGGTAAAAAATGGGAAGATTTAAATCTTGGATTTGATTCCGTAAAAGGCAATTCTGATACGAAGATTTTCCATGAATTCCTTAAGCTTGTTGAGCACGAAGAACACTACATGATTGAAGACGGAGTTGTTAAATACCATGAGACCGCTAATGGACTCCGAGGCTTTACCGCTGAGCTGACACTGCCTTCTTCTTTACAGAGAGGAGAATATACCGTTGAAGTTGTGGCTGTGCGTGATGGTAAAGTTGTCGGAAAAACGGTAAGTTCCATATCAGCTGCTTTTACCGGATTTCCTAAACTCCTTTCTTCCATAGCATTTGGACATGAGATCATTTACGGAATCTCTGCCGTAATAATAGCCATTTTGGCCGGTTTATTCATGAGTATGATTTTCAGCGATAAAGGGGCTGCCCATTAA
- a CDS encoding PEP/pyruvate-binding domain-containing protein: protein MNRLFNFVHKMLGGRRKKVSRSFADLFDRFNSILELNNRILTSIAVMHSKLGGDYIFDTQYLRNASQELETLVLKLIGALDYMSPEKYIGLYCSHREITEKLHSELAGYPAIADRLTVTFEGTTKKEFDLVGAKSYNLARISNIVGITTPAGITVTTRSCMEFMEYNDLNSAISDIKTEWLEGSRSLRSTSEEISKLIMAGDVPPRLRKALNRVGDQLFQKSEKGVGLAVRSSAWGEDGRYSFAGLYESFINVPYDKLQEAYLKVLASIYSPAAMEYRQELGYKISESLMAVSFQTVTRAKCSGVVYTLSPSAPSDNTVVISATWGMGSAVVSGEVSVDQFIISKDEPYDHLGVSIARKKHAVRLNSEGAGVVKEDVSEEMQSMPCMTSDEITQLVQAVIKIEQYHKKPQDVEFAFDESGQLFILQTRPLAIHVPDESTIELLSEKLSSCDVIFSGKGDVAQKGIASGPVFIAGKGRSLDEFPDGAILVAPHSSPIYASLMHRAAGLLTNVGSPLGHLATIAREYRVPALLNTENVMEVLTEGQMITVDVEQQTIYSGIIKELNLYEAAADRIEETYEYRLLRRLLKHIEPLNLFDPADSNFTPVGCVTFHDIARFVHEKAVDELISININSLYSSSPSVRLDLPVPLDMTIIDIGGGLVCAESEDSKCTDRKTITPDHIVSTPMKAFIDGVTTSGVWQSSPVSVDFSSFMSSMTRTFPAELAPSSSVGRNLAVISNNYAHLSLHLGYHFTMINSYVSENISENYAYFRFAGGVTEAKRRSRRAKFLAEVLGKLDFSLKLREDLLIARIKKIPANEILRRVEIFGVLVAYTRQLDVSMVDDEQIHRHAELFGGLITSLI, encoded by the coding sequence ATGAATCGGTTATTTAATTTCGTACATAAAATGTTGGGTGGTAGACGCAAAAAAGTGTCTCGCTCTTTTGCCGACCTTTTTGATCGTTTTAACAGCATTTTGGAATTAAATAACCGAATTCTTACCAGCATAGCCGTAATGCACAGTAAGCTTGGCGGGGATTATATTTTTGATACCCAATATCTCCGCAATGCTTCGCAGGAGCTTGAAACTCTTGTTCTAAAGCTTATCGGCGCGCTGGACTACATGTCGCCGGAAAAATATATCGGGCTTTACTGTTCACATCGTGAAATTACCGAGAAGCTGCATAGTGAACTTGCGGGTTATCCGGCAATTGCCGACAGGCTCACAGTTACTTTTGAAGGGACTACAAAAAAGGAATTCGACCTCGTAGGTGCTAAAAGTTATAATTTGGCTCGAATCTCGAATATTGTGGGGATTACCACTCCGGCAGGAATAACTGTTACCACTCGGTCCTGTATGGAGTTCATGGAATACAATGATCTTAATTCCGCCATCTCAGATATTAAAACAGAATGGCTGGAAGGAAGTAGAAGCCTACGCTCAACGTCTGAAGAAATTTCCAAACTGATTATGGCTGGAGATGTCCCTCCAAGATTGCGTAAGGCTTTAAACCGCGTCGGCGATCAGCTTTTTCAGAAAAGTGAGAAAGGGGTCGGTCTGGCGGTTCGCAGCAGTGCATGGGGGGAAGACGGAAGATATTCGTTTGCAGGGTTGTATGAGAGTTTTATTAACGTTCCATATGACAAATTGCAGGAAGCATATCTTAAGGTCCTCGCCAGTATCTATTCTCCGGCCGCAATGGAATACCGGCAGGAGCTTGGTTACAAGATAAGCGAAAGTTTGATGGCTGTCTCATTTCAGACTGTGACTAGAGCTAAGTGCAGCGGGGTTGTTTATACTCTTTCTCCTTCTGCTCCATCTGATAATACTGTTGTAATAAGCGCGACGTGGGGAATGGGCTCTGCCGTTGTTTCAGGTGAGGTTTCGGTTGACCAGTTTATTATCTCTAAAGATGAGCCATATGATCATCTGGGCGTATCCATTGCCCGTAAAAAGCATGCGGTAAGGCTTAATTCTGAGGGAGCAGGAGTTGTAAAAGAGGATGTCAGCGAGGAAATGCAAAGCATGCCGTGCATGACTTCCGATGAAATAACCCAGCTTGTTCAGGCCGTGATTAAGATAGAACAATACCATAAAAAGCCTCAGGATGTAGAATTCGCTTTTGATGAAAGCGGGCAGCTTTTTATTCTTCAAACCCGTCCACTGGCAATTCATGTCCCTGACGAATCGACGATAGAATTGCTCAGTGAAAAACTTTCCAGCTGTGACGTTATTTTTTCAGGAAAAGGTGATGTTGCTCAAAAGGGTATAGCTTCCGGCCCGGTGTTCATAGCCGGAAAAGGCAGAAGTCTTGATGAATTTCCAGACGGTGCTATTCTGGTCGCGCCTCATTCTTCACCGATTTACGCTTCGCTTATGCACCGCGCTGCCGGACTGCTTACAAATGTAGGCTCACCTTTGGGCCATTTAGCTACTATAGCGCGAGAATATCGCGTACCGGCTTTGCTGAACACTGAAAATGTAATGGAAGTGTTGACTGAAGGGCAGATGATAACTGTCGATGTTGAGCAGCAGACTATATATTCCGGAATTATTAAAGAATTGAATCTGTATGAAGCTGCTGCCGACCGCATTGAAGAAACTTACGAATATCGTCTGTTAAGAAGACTTTTAAAGCATATTGAACCTCTTAATTTGTTTGATCCGGCAGACAGCAATTTCACGCCTGTGGGGTGTGTAACTTTCCATGATATTGCAAGATTCGTCCATGAGAAAGCTGTAGACGAGTTGATAAGCATTAACATCAACAGCCTGTATTCTTCATCTCCGAGTGTTCGTCTTGATCTTCCTGTGCCTCTTGATATGACCATAATCGATATAGGAGGCGGACTTGTCTGCGCTGAGAGTGAAGATAGCAAATGCACAGATAGAAAAACTATTACTCCTGATCATATTGTTTCTACTCCGATGAAGGCATTCATCGATGGTGTTACAACGTCCGGAGTTTGGCAGTCTTCCCCGGTTTCTGTTGATTTTTCGAGTTTTATGTCCAGCATGACCCGTACTTTTCCTGCGGAACTTGCCCCCTCATCAAGCGTCGGTCGTAATCTTGCTGTGATATCTAATAATTATGCTCACTTAAGCTTACATCTCGGTTATCACTTCACAATGATAAACAGTTATGTCAGCGAAAATATTTCAGAAAATTATGCTTATTTCAGGTTTGCCGGGGGGGTTACCGAAGCGAAGAGACGTTCCCGCAGGGCAAAGTTTCTTGCTGAAGTTCTCGGGAAACTGGATTTCTCTCTCAAGTTGCGGGAAGATCTTCTTATCGCAAGGATTAAAAAGATTCCTGCTAATGAAATTCTGCGCCGGGTGGAAATTTTCGGAGTTCTGGTTGCATATACCAGACAGCTTGATGTTTCTATGGTCGACGATGAGCAGATTCACAGGCATGCCGAGTTATTCGGCGGCCTCATAACGAGTCTAATTTAA
- a CDS encoding response regulator, giving the protein MTTSSKTSILILDDEPIVSKRLQPALEKKGYEVESFYDSSVALKRVHERNFDIVVSDLKMDGIDGMQFLTIVKELSPATEVIIITGFATMETAKESMRKGIFDFLAKPFKLGEIQEVIRRADEKIRKAALLNKA; this is encoded by the coding sequence ATGACCACTTCATCAAAAACCAGCATTCTTATTCTGGATGACGAGCCAATTGTCAGCAAGAGGCTGCAGCCGGCTTTGGAGAAAAAGGGATACGAGGTGGAAAGTTTCTACGACAGTTCTGTTGCTCTTAAACGGGTCCATGAACGCAATTTTGATATTGTTGTCAGCGATTTGAAGATGGACGGAATAGATGGGATGCAATTTCTCACTATAGTCAAAGAGCTTTCTCCGGCTACGGAAGTCATAATCATAACTGGTTTTGCGACAATGGAGACAGCTAAAGAATCCATGCGCAAGGGTATTTTCGATTTCTTGGCTAAGCCGTTTAAACTCGGAGAAATACAAGAAGTTATACGAAGAGCTGATGAAAAGATCAGAAAAGCAGCTCTACTTAATAAAGCTTAA
- a CDS encoding universal stress protein has product MLRALIPVEMTLASNIALRYACQKSKIITMSLQPIHVEEPDEKSHSSQIGWIRRSWEEGLKQAGTEEVINILNSEKLDCHVMSRPIVSIGERDDQILYELRRNSYNLFIEGELSNFNIAEFHKKIHSRLYKKMPCPVLLVKNMIQSDRIALMIDPKSNLEKLVEQFHAIFSDKKIEFDLCLYSLDDLNQDKFPDEIISECTKLLADHGLKARRSYTLLCAPEVAANSLKEYGLVVSAMDRRSSRKSPMSEVLARVSCPLLLCWTYSNGRQ; this is encoded by the coding sequence ATGCTTAGAGCATTAATCCCCGTCGAGATGACTTTGGCTTCAAATATTGCCCTCAGATATGCCTGTCAGAAGTCGAAGATTATCACTATGTCTCTGCAACCGATTCATGTTGAGGAACCTGATGAAAAGTCTCATTCGTCACAGATCGGTTGGATCAGAAGGTCTTGGGAAGAAGGACTTAAACAGGCCGGTACGGAAGAAGTAATAAATATTTTAAACAGCGAAAAACTTGATTGCCACGTGATGTCCAGACCTATTGTATCTATCGGCGAACGTGATGATCAGATTTTATATGAACTGCGAAGGAATTCATATAACTTATTTATTGAGGGCGAATTATCCAATTTTAACATTGCTGAATTCCATAAGAAAATTCATTCCAGACTATATAAGAAGATGCCTTGCCCGGTCCTTTTGGTCAAAAACATGATTCAGTCGGACAGGATTGCTCTTATGATTGATCCCAAGTCGAATCTGGAAAAATTGGTCGAGCAATTTCACGCTATTTTTTCTGACAAAAAAATTGAGTTCGATCTTTGTCTATATAGTTTGGATGACCTTAATCAGGATAAATTTCCTGATGAGATTATCAGTGAATGCACAAAGCTTCTTGCTGATCACGGGCTCAAGGCTCGCAGGTCGTATACTCTTTTGTGTGCTCCTGAAGTTGCCGCAAATTCTCTTAAGGAATACGGCCTTGTTGTTTCAGCTATGGACCGCAGATCAAGTCGGAAATCTCCTATGTCTGAAGTTTTAGCTCGCGTTTCCTGTCCCCTGCTTTTGTGCTGGACCTACTCTAATGGGAGGCAATAA
- a CDS encoding universal stress protein: MKVLVPVDENLYSMYAIRHAARLAVNTLPEVVLLAMEKGKSDSDSDSIPFELSHPKMRMLHNYCKDFLNQLGPDSELYCSAEDKPEVKAIDKTVYEEKMSGMKKLRLHLRSEAPAKAILKEAKRINSDLIVLGCGHGVCDWMDDPQAPGKVAEKADCSVLILKKEQDISKVVCCLDHAHATQESFEMINQLVTLYNAELEIVGVLKHGQLQEEVEHQMSEVLDYYMRCGIHALVKVVDEDSLETFISSGSENELIAVWLSPKSLLQKLLSRGKVTTFVEKTLSSILILR, translated from the coding sequence ATGAAAGTACTCGTTCCGGTCGATGAGAATTTATACAGTATGTACGCAATTCGTCATGCCGCACGGCTTGCGGTCAATACTTTACCGGAAGTGGTCTTGCTGGCCATGGAAAAAGGTAAAAGTGATTCGGATTCGGACTCAATACCTTTTGAGTTGTCGCATCCTAAAATGCGTATGCTGCACAATTACTGCAAAGACTTTCTTAATCAGCTGGGACCAGATTCCGAGCTTTATTGTTCTGCTGAAGATAAGCCTGAAGTGAAAGCTATAGACAAAACCGTGTATGAAGAAAAAATGTCAGGAATGAAAAAACTGCGTCTGCATCTGCGCAGTGAAGCTCCTGCAAAAGCAATTCTCAAAGAAGCAAAGCGCATTAACAGTGATCTTATTGTGCTAGGCTGCGGTCACGGAGTCTGTGACTGGATGGACGATCCTCAGGCTCCGGGAAAGGTTGCCGAAAAAGCTGACTGCTCCGTTTTAATTCTTAAAAAAGAACAGGATATTTCAAAGGTTGTATGCTGCCTTGATCACGCCCACGCGACTCAGGAATCCTTTGAGATGATCAACCAGCTTGTGACCCTTTATAATGCAGAGCTTGAAATCGTCGGAGTTTTAAAGCACGGGCAGCTTCAAGAAGAAGTTGAGCACCAAATGAGTGAGGTGCTTGATTACTATATGAGATGCGGAATTCACGCTCTTGTTAAAGTTGTTGATGAAGATTCGCTTGAAACTTTTATTTCTTCCGGCTCTGAAAATGAGTTGATAGCTGTATGGCTCAGCCCTAAGTCTTTATTACAGAAGCTGCTTTCACGCGGAAAAGTAACAACCTTTGTTGAAAAAACTTTGTCGTCAATATTAATTTTGAGATAA
- a CDS encoding pentapeptide repeat-containing protein, with product MSSRIINDNYENETFKELDASEEQFKEVAFYNCYFEKSSFQFAELKGCSFENCTFANCNLALAKFNNTKFIGVVFNDSKLLGINWSSTGVVIIASFINCLLDSSVFSDMNLAKIKLVSCSMVETSFMNTKLARVKFDDCDLKNCQFHQNDLSYADFSTSRNYFINSSSNKLHKTIFSLPEAASLLANLDITLK from the coding sequence GTGTCTTCAAGAATAATCAATGATAATTATGAAAATGAAACTTTTAAAGAGTTAGACGCAAGTGAGGAGCAATTCAAGGAAGTTGCTTTTTATAATTGTTATTTTGAAAAATCATCTTTTCAGTTCGCAGAGTTAAAAGGGTGTTCTTTTGAAAATTGTACGTTTGCTAATTGCAACCTTGCTCTAGCTAAATTTAATAACACCAAATTTATAGGCGTAGTCTTTAATGATTCTAAATTACTGGGAATCAATTGGAGCAGCACTGGAGTGGTGATTATCGCGTCTTTTATAAACTGTTTGCTTGATAGTTCTGTTTTTAGCGATATGAATCTTGCTAAAATTAAGCTTGTTTCCTGTTCAATGGTGGAAACCTCTTTTATGAACACGAAGCTTGCTCGAGTTAAATTTGATGACTGCGATCTAAAGAATTGTCAATTTCACCAAAATGATTTGAGTTATGCAGATTTTAGTACATCAAGGAATTATTTCATAAATTCGAGTTCTAACAAACTTCATAAGACTATATTTTCATTGCCTGAAGCAGCTTCACTACTTGCAAACCTTGATATTACTTTAAAGTGA